From Candidatus Methylomirabilota bacterium:
ACGGCTGCCTGCGCGGCATTCCCGGCTCGCACAAGTGGGGTATCCTCAAGCACGAGGAGAGCGACGATCCCCGGAGCATCCTGGCCCGGGGCCAGTACATCAGCCAGCCGTTCGACGAGTCCAAGGCGGTGGACTTCGTGCTGAAGGCCGGCGAGATGGCGATGTTCGACAACTCGCTCGTGCACGGCTCCGGGACCAACTTCGGTCCCGACCGCCGCTTCCTGCTGCTGGTCGAGATGCTGCCGACGTGGGCCAAGCCGCCGCGCATCCGCCAGTCAGCGCTACTGCTGCGCGGCACCGACACGTACGGCAACTTCGACGACGAGCAGCGCCCCGACGGCGAGTGGACCGAGCGGGCCGTCGCGAACTGGTCCGGCGTCGTCAACGCGCGCGCCCGGCTCATCTTCGAGGACAGCAAGATCGGCCCGAGCGTGGCCTACGGCGGCAAGCGTCCGGCGACATGAGCGCCGCCCCTTTCGCCTCACTGTGAGGGCCGGTCTCTGATGACCTACGAAGCGATCCGTCTCGAGCACGCCGACGGCGTGTCCACGATCACGCTCAACCGCCCGCCGGTCAACGCGGTATCGCCGACGCTCATGCGGGATGTGCTGGCGGCGGCGGATGAGCTCGAGGCCCGGGACGCCACCCGGTGCATCGTGCTCACCGGTTCGGGCACCAAGGCGTTCTCCGCCGGCGCCGATCTCTCCAGTGGCCCGCCCGCCGCCGACGAGGCGGTCCGCTTCCGCGAGCTGGGACGCAAAGTGGTCGACCGGCTGGAGACGATTCCCAAGCCGGTCATCGCGGCCATCCGCGGATGGTGCATCGGCGGCGGCTTCGCCATCGCCATGGCCTGTGACGTGCGCCTGGCCTCCTCAACGGCGAAGTTCCGCACCGGCGACGCGTACATCGGCGTCGTGCCGAGCTGGGGGATGAGCCTTGTCCGCCTCGCGCACTACATCGGGCGCAATCGCACGTTCGATATGCTGATGCTCGGCGAGGACATGAATGCGGAGGAGGCGCGTGACATCGGGCTCGTCTCGCGCGTGATCCCGGATGCGGGGTTCGATGCGGAGGTCGCGCGCCTCGCGACG
This genomic window contains:
- a CDS encoding phytanoyl-CoA dioxygenase family protein, whose amino-acid sequence is MPKVLTGAQVRSFEQQGFLSPVRTMSTERAAAYRARFESLETRFPDDIKKMKTKSHLLCPWVLDIAEDPHVLDIFEDLIGPNLRCWSMAWRVKKADGQTFAGWHQDSAYGAALPVVLGALALSDCGTTNGCLRGIPGSHKWGILKHEESDDPRSILARGQYISQPFDESKAVDFVLKAGEMAMFDNSLVHGSGTNFGPDRRFLLLVEMLPTWAKPPRIRQSALLLRGTDTYGNFDDEQRPDGEWTERAVANWSGVVNARARLIFEDSKIGPSVAYGGKRPAT
- a CDS encoding enoyl-CoA hydratase/isomerase family protein — its product is MTYEAIRLEHADGVSTITLNRPPVNAVSPTLMRDVLAAADELEARDATRCIVLTGSGTKAFSAGADLSSGPPAADEAVRFRELGRKVVDRLETIPKPVIAAIRGWCIGGGFAIAMACDVRLASSTAKFRTGDAYIGVVPSWGMSLVRLAHYIGRNRTFDMLMLGEDMNAEEARDIGLVSRVIPDAGFDAEVARLATRVAGGAPITFRSVKETVRAQYWLTPEAAQELETRWAEIGSASDDFREGVAAFREKRAPLFKGR